One Vibrio penaeicida DNA segment encodes these proteins:
- a CDS encoding ATP-binding cassette domain-containing protein: MTLQLKNLVIHDRENKALFNPISFEVGDGEVFTLMGPSGCGKSSLLSTIAGHLSDDFKYSGNILIENKEVGDISPHKRKVGFLFQDDLLFPHLNIWENLAFALPNSVKGQERNQQAMLALEKVGLEKLANSFPNQVSGGQRARVSLLRMLLAKPRVALLDEPFSKLDKDLRVQFREWVFQQLKDANIPALMVTHDEADVPANSACLSWPWEKAHA, encoded by the coding sequence ATGACGCTTCAGCTAAAAAACCTCGTCATCCATGATCGAGAAAACAAAGCCCTTTTTAATCCGATTTCTTTTGAGGTCGGAGATGGGGAAGTCTTTACTTTGATGGGACCAAGTGGATGCGGTAAATCGTCATTACTCAGCACAATTGCAGGGCACCTTTCCGACGATTTCAAATATTCAGGCAATATCTTGATTGAAAATAAAGAGGTCGGCGACATTAGCCCCCACAAACGTAAAGTTGGGTTTCTATTCCAAGATGACTTGCTGTTCCCCCATCTAAATATTTGGGAAAATTTGGCATTTGCTTTGCCTAACTCAGTGAAAGGCCAAGAACGAAATCAACAAGCGATGTTGGCCTTAGAAAAAGTAGGGTTAGAAAAACTGGCAAACTCGTTCCCTAATCAAGTATCTGGCGGGCAAAGAGCCCGTGTAAGTTTGCTTCGCATGTTACTTGCTAAACCAAGAGTCGCCTTGCTTGACGAACCATTCAGTAAGTTAGATAAAGATTTACGCGTCCAGTTTAGAGAATGGGTATTCCAACAGTTAAAGGATGCAAACATACCCGCTTTAATGGTCACACACGATGAAGCCGACGTTCCAGCCAATAGTGCTTGCTTGAGCTGGCCATGGGAGAAAGCCCATGCTTGA
- a CDS encoding CDP-alcohol phosphatidyltransferase family protein, with translation MLDRFSIKVIRAPLNLVAQSLDKLNVTANQATFVGFLIGCLAFPALILQEYSWALLFIVLNRIGDGIDGALARRHGITDSGGFLDISLDFLFYSLIPFGFVVANPETNAIAGAFLIFSFIGTGCSFLAFAVMAGKHNIDNPVYTNKSLYYMSGITEGTETIACFVLFCLFPQYFSVIAFVFGSLCWITTFTRIWSGFHTLKNIEQENAVATDKSE, from the coding sequence ATGCTTGATAGATTCAGTATTAAGGTAATTCGCGCCCCACTCAATTTGGTGGCTCAATCGTTGGATAAGTTAAACGTGACTGCCAATCAGGCGACATTTGTGGGATTTCTTATTGGCTGTTTGGCATTTCCAGCATTGATTCTTCAAGAATACAGCTGGGCACTGCTATTTATTGTATTAAACAGGATTGGGGATGGCATTGATGGCGCTCTAGCCAGAAGGCACGGCATCACCGATTCAGGTGGCTTTCTCGACATCAGCTTGGATTTTCTCTTCTACTCGTTAATCCCCTTTGGATTCGTTGTTGCCAACCCAGAAACCAACGCTATCGCAGGTGCCTTTTTGATCTTTTCATTTATCGGTACTGGGTGCAGCTTTTTGGCATTTGCGGTGATGGCGGGCAAACACAATATTGATAACCCGGTTTACACCAACAAATCCCTCTATTACATGAGTGGCATTACCGAAGGAACCGAAACCATAGCGTGTTTTGTGCTGTTCTGCTTATTCCCGCAATACTTCTCAGTCATTGCCTTTGTGTTTGGTTCTCTATGCTGGATAACCACATTTACTCGAATCTGGTCTGGTTTCCATACTTTGAAGAATATTGAGCAGGAAAACGCCGTTGCCACTGATAAGTCTGAGTAA
- the ppk2 gene encoding polyphosphate kinase 2: protein MDVVEYERHKHELQIELLKLQGWVKENNERIVILFEGRDAAGKGGTIKRFMEHLNPRGAHVIALEKPNARERNQWYFQRYIQHLPTKGEIILFDRSWYNRAGVEKVMGFCEDDEYLEFLRQTPELERMLANSGIRLFKYWFSVSRTEQFRRFKSRQNDPLKQWKLSPVDMASLAKWDDYSRAKDAMMFHTDTKDAPWTVIRSDDKKRGRINCMRHFLSLIDYPGKDHDVVNRLDPKVVGSPRDMTKAG from the coding sequence ATGGATGTTGTGGAATACGAACGCCACAAACACGAACTGCAAATTGAGCTACTCAAGTTGCAAGGGTGGGTTAAAGAAAACAACGAGCGTATTGTCATTCTTTTCGAAGGGCGAGACGCAGCGGGTAAGGGAGGAACCATCAAGCGATTTATGGAGCACCTCAATCCACGTGGTGCACATGTTATTGCGCTTGAAAAACCAAATGCACGAGAAAGAAATCAGTGGTATTTCCAACGCTATATTCAGCATCTACCAACCAAAGGTGAAATCATTTTATTCGACCGTTCTTGGTACAACAGAGCAGGCGTCGAAAAGGTAATGGGATTTTGCGAAGACGACGAGTACTTAGAGTTCTTGAGACAAACCCCCGAACTAGAGCGCATGCTCGCCAATTCGGGTATCCGCTTATTTAAGTATTGGTTTTCGGTAAGTCGAACCGAGCAATTTCGCCGCTTTAAATCTCGCCAGAACGATCCTCTTAAGCAATGGAAGTTAAGCCCCGTAGATATGGCTTCTCTTGCCAAGTGGGATGATTACAGCCGTGCAAAAGACGCCATGATGTTTCACACCGATACCAAAGACGCGCCGTGGACTGTGATTCGCTCCGACGACAAAAAGCGAGGACGGATCAATTGTATGCGCCACTTCTTAAGCTTGATTGATTACCCAGGGAAAGATCACGATGTGGTTAATAGGCTCGATCCGAAGGTTGTTGGAAGCCCGAGAGACATGACAAAAGCAGGATAA
- a CDS encoding LysR family transcriptional regulator yields the protein MNLIQLKLFSDLAREQSFVKVAKLNHISQPAVSVHVKKLEDALGQQLLSRTSQTTQLTPEGLLILEDVREILRLCENIKIKSNYSTGVLEGHIRIAAIHSVGMYELGDFLSGFMKAFPKVCVHLEYEHSEAIYEAVRKEKIDIGIVAYPKPNHLIESIPFSEDELVLVTGNKHRLSGKKSISIQQLKNEPFVAFGEGIPTRVVIDKLLQDSNVDVNIRMTHNNVYTLKKAVEAEIGVSILPNETVKEEVSKGTLHRIRVTDIDSKRPLSIIRLTAKDISTPLEVFIKELLDFADKT from the coding sequence ATGAACTTAATACAGCTTAAGCTTTTCAGTGATTTAGCTCGTGAACAGAGTTTTGTTAAAGTGGCTAAGTTGAACCACATAAGCCAGCCTGCTGTAAGTGTCCATGTTAAAAAGCTTGAAGACGCCCTTGGGCAGCAGCTACTTTCTCGTACTTCTCAAACAACTCAGTTAACCCCTGAGGGTTTGCTTATTTTGGAAGATGTGCGGGAAATTCTGCGCTTATGCGAGAACATCAAAATAAAATCAAATTACAGTACTGGTGTTTTAGAAGGGCATATTCGGATCGCCGCTATACACAGTGTAGGCATGTATGAGCTTGGGGACTTTCTTTCTGGTTTTATGAAGGCATTTCCTAAAGTCTGTGTTCATTTAGAATACGAGCACAGCGAAGCGATTTATGAAGCGGTTCGAAAGGAAAAAATCGACATTGGTATTGTGGCGTACCCAAAGCCAAACCATCTCATAGAATCCATTCCATTTTCAGAAGATGAGTTGGTGTTGGTCACGGGAAACAAACACAGGCTCAGCGGTAAAAAATCCATTTCCATTCAACAGCTAAAAAATGAGCCTTTTGTGGCATTTGGAGAAGGTATTCCAACGCGCGTTGTTATAGATAAGCTTTTGCAAGATAGTAACGTCGATGTGAACATCCGAATGACACACAATAATGTATACACGCTTAAAAAAGCGGTTGAAGCGGAGATTGGGGTTTCCATTTTGCCAAATGAAACGGTTAAAGAAGAAGTTTCAAAAGGTACGCTTCACCGCATCCGTGTAACCGACATCGATTCCAAACGACCTCTTTCAATTATCCGCCTTACCGCTAAAGACATCTCGACGCCATTAGAGGTGTTTATCAAAGAGCTGCTCGATTTTGCTGATAAAACATAA
- a CDS encoding SDR family NAD(P)-dependent oxidoreductase, protein MVKHAIITGASRGIGKALALYFAGQGYSLSLMAKSKDNLVTARTEILELNPKIDIDIFPVDFAQPEKVEQTLTQILNVHPRVDVLVNSAGILTAGNIDVSLEALSTLINVNLVSTIQVTNQIAQQMKKQGHGHIFNLGSTAGLSPVSKIAAYSASKAAIVSYTESLYTEMLSCGVQVCCLCPSVVDTDMTNDGRIDNSEKIEIDDLSKAVDFVMNLSSGAAMAVLPIRCKVIDLEKA, encoded by the coding sequence ATGGTAAAACATGCCATCATCACAGGTGCTAGCCGTGGTATTGGAAAAGCGCTTGCACTTTATTTCGCTGGGCAAGGATATTCACTCAGCCTAATGGCAAAAAGCAAAGATAACTTGGTGACTGCCCGCACCGAAATATTAGAGCTGAACCCAAAGATCGATATAGATATTTTCCCAGTGGACTTTGCGCAGCCAGAAAAAGTAGAGCAAACACTGACGCAGATCTTGAACGTGCACCCACGCGTTGATGTATTGGTAAACAGTGCTGGTATATTAACCGCTGGTAACATTGATGTTTCTTTGGAAGCACTCTCTACATTGATAAACGTCAACCTTGTCTCGACAATTCAAGTGACAAACCAAATTGCACAGCAAATGAAAAAGCAAGGACACGGGCATATCTTTAACCTTGGCTCAACGGCTGGGTTGTCTCCTGTGAGTAAAATTGCTGCATACTCAGCTTCAAAAGCTGCAATCGTCAGCTACACCGAGTCGCTCTACACAGAAATGTTGTCTTGTGGCGTGCAAGTTTGCTGCTTGTGCCCGAGTGTGGTCGATACGGATATGACAAACGATGGTCGCATTGATAATTCAGAAAAAATTGAAATCGACGATCTGTCGAAAGCGGTCGACTTTGTTATGAATCTTTCTTCCGGAGCGGCAATGGCAGTGCTCCCCATTCGATGCAAAGTCATTGATTTAGAAAAAGCCTAA
- a CDS encoding aminotransferase-like domain-containing protein, producing the protein MEVAQSLKQVQSSYIREILSAASDKSVISLAGGLPDESTFPISLMKPVLEQLSDHPNVFQYGLTAGYPPLLDYLSSAYELPETHQAMVCTGSQQGLDLIARAYVNPGDKVVMEAPSYLGAMQVFGFVQANIVTVSQGEDGPNLQELEACFASEQPKMFYAVPDFHNPTGVCWSLEVRKSVAELCKQHNVAFIEDAPYRELRFEGDALPMVSDFCPQHSIVLRSFSKIASPGLRMGVVTGKHEYLEPLIKIKQGADLHSSVPMQAVLLGLLTHNDFEQHLTAIRQLYRQRYLCLKEALDTHLPSSCHVQAVQGGMFIWVTLPECDSYELAKSLLENGVAVVPSPVFYPSSEGQKSAIRLNFTNANEDELVEAVKRLVTGLNKVVC; encoded by the coding sequence ATGGAAGTCGCTCAATCGTTAAAACAAGTCCAATCATCGTATATTCGAGAAATTTTAAGTGCGGCGAGTGATAAAAGCGTGATATCGCTTGCCGGTGGTTTGCCCGACGAATCGACGTTTCCCATTTCATTGATGAAGCCCGTTTTGGAACAGCTTTCTGATCACCCCAATGTGTTTCAATATGGATTAACGGCAGGCTATCCACCGTTGCTGGATTACTTATCCTCTGCTTATGAATTACCAGAGACGCACCAAGCAATGGTGTGTACTGGGTCACAACAAGGTCTTGATTTGATTGCGAGAGCCTATGTTAACCCAGGCGACAAAGTGGTCATGGAAGCGCCTAGCTACCTTGGTGCCATGCAAGTTTTTGGGTTTGTGCAAGCCAATATAGTGACGGTGTCACAAGGTGAGGATGGACCAAATCTTCAAGAACTTGAAGCGTGCTTTGCGTCCGAACAGCCCAAAATGTTTTATGCGGTGCCCGATTTCCACAACCCAACCGGAGTTTGCTGGTCGCTAGAGGTACGTAAAAGTGTCGCTGAACTCTGTAAGCAACATAATGTGGCGTTTATCGAAGATGCACCATACCGAGAGCTCAGGTTTGAAGGTGACGCTTTACCTATGGTTTCAGACTTTTGTCCGCAACACTCCATTGTTTTAAGATCATTTTCTAAAATTGCCTCTCCAGGTTTACGTATGGGCGTTGTAACCGGAAAACATGAATACCTAGAACCGCTTATCAAAATTAAACAGGGTGCAGATTTGCATTCTAGTGTTCCCATGCAAGCGGTGCTTTTGGGTTTGCTCACTCACAATGATTTCGAGCAACACTTAACAGCGATTCGACAATTATACCGCCAACGTTACCTGTGTTTAAAAGAGGCGTTGGATACACATCTTCCATCAAGTTGTCATGTACAAGCTGTTCAGGGGGGGATGTTCATCTGGGTCACGCTACCTGAATGCGATAGCTACGAGCTTGCGAAAAGTTTATTAGAAAATGGTGTGGCGGTTGTACCAAGCCCTGTTTTTTATCCAAGCAGTGAAGGGCAAAAATCCGCAATTCGACTGAATTTTACTAACGCCAATGAAGATGAATTGGTCGAAGCCGTAAAACGACTGGTTACCGGACTGAATAAGGTGGTTTGTTAA
- a CDS encoding AraC family transcriptional regulator: MNSQHVSRINDVLFHIHQDISETLSVKELMSIAAYSEQHFHRVFKSVVGESIHQYIRRTRMEYAANQLMFDTNSPILDIATHCGFASLSSFSRAFKATFDMSPGEWRKHDLKVSDKPYLKDAEIAQGYNRVAQRELPTPKIVDAQERMAAYVRHNGYSRSIRNAWLTLRAWANSEGVTFTHQYGLHHSNPAWVELDQCRYVACVGITEPLKYRGVVNQMVIPGGLHAVFRLTGIYGELLPQISAVLESWLPKSGFKLRSTPAYVHYHKNHFLNDDEAFELDFYLPVRFF; the protein is encoded by the coding sequence ATGAACTCACAGCATGTCTCACGCATCAACGATGTTCTCTTTCATATACATCAAGACATTAGTGAAACACTCAGTGTCAAAGAGCTTATGTCAATTGCCGCATACTCTGAGCAGCACTTTCACCGCGTGTTTAAAAGTGTTGTCGGGGAATCCATTCACCAATACATACGACGAACGAGAATGGAATACGCAGCAAACCAATTGATGTTCGATACAAACTCGCCCATTTTGGATATAGCCACACACTGTGGGTTTGCCTCTCTCTCTTCTTTCAGCCGCGCATTTAAAGCTACGTTTGATATGTCACCCGGGGAATGGCGCAAGCACGACTTAAAAGTATCGGATAAGCCTTACCTGAAAGATGCGGAAATCGCGCAAGGCTATAATCGCGTTGCACAGCGTGAGTTACCCACCCCAAAAATAGTCGATGCTCAGGAAAGAATGGCGGCCTATGTACGACATAATGGATACAGTCGCTCCATTAGAAATGCGTGGCTAACTCTTCGTGCGTGGGCGAACAGTGAAGGTGTCACTTTCACCCATCAATATGGTCTGCATCACTCTAACCCTGCTTGGGTCGAACTAGATCAATGTCGATACGTCGCCTGCGTTGGTATAACGGAACCACTAAAATATCGGGGTGTGGTTAACCAAATGGTGATTCCCGGAGGGTTACACGCCGTATTTCGTTTAACGGGAATTTATGGCGAACTGCTCCCTCAAATCAGCGCCGTGTTAGAAAGCTGGCTACCAAAATCAGGCTTTAAACTTCGCTCGACACCAGCTTATGTGCATTATCACAAAAACCATTTTCTCAATGATGATGAAGCATTCGAACTCGACTTTTATCTCCCAGTACGCTTCTTTTAG
- the thiD gene encoding bifunctional hydroxymethylpyrimidine kinase/phosphomethylpyrimidine kinase, with protein sequence MTLSNQSSKSLNADTPIVLTIAGSDSGGGAGIQADIKAISATGSFACSAITAITSQNTCGVSAIFPIPLDHVASQLDAVFSDLNVIAVKVGMLADSGIIKVVADKIKQYQPKHLVVDPVMVATSGDLLLEESAISTLKTELLPLADVITPNLPEGATLTGSPVPTTSSEMDQMVEKLRALGCSSVLLKGGHLESDNDSNDLLIFAESVETLSAKRVDTKNTHGTGCTLSSAIASYLAQGHDLISATTLAKSYISQAIKHSDELDIGKGHGPVHHFFSGHADVR encoded by the coding sequence ATGACACTTTCTAATCAATCAAGCAAAAGCCTTAATGCTGATACGCCCATCGTTTTGACCATTGCGGGTTCGGACAGTGGCGGCGGCGCAGGTATTCAAGCCGATATTAAAGCCATTTCAGCGACAGGCAGCTTTGCTTGCTCGGCTATTACTGCCATTACCTCACAAAATACCTGTGGTGTTTCCGCTATTTTCCCTATTCCTTTGGATCACGTTGCAAGCCAGCTCGATGCAGTGTTTTCAGATCTCAATGTGATTGCTGTAAAGGTCGGAATGCTGGCCGATTCAGGCATCATAAAAGTCGTTGCTGACAAAATTAAGCAATATCAACCTAAGCATTTGGTCGTCGACCCTGTAATGGTTGCCACCAGCGGAGATTTACTGCTTGAAGAAAGTGCCATCAGCACTCTAAAAACAGAGCTCCTTCCACTTGCCGATGTCATTACGCCAAACTTACCTGAAGGCGCTACGTTAACCGGATCTCCAGTGCCAACAACATCGTCAGAAATGGATCAAATGGTCGAAAAGCTTAGAGCACTTGGTTGTTCCTCTGTTTTGCTTAAAGGCGGTCATTTGGAGAGCGACAATGACAGTAATGACTTGCTTATTTTTGCGGAGTCCGTAGAAACGTTATCCGCAAAACGAGTCGATACAAAAAATACTCACGGTACAGGCTGTACTTTATCTTCCGCTATCGCTTCTTACCTTGCCCAAGGTCACGACCTTATTTCTGCTACCACTTTGGCAAAATCTTATATTTCTCAAGCCATCAAGCATTCTGATGAGTTAGATATTGGTAAAGGACACGGACCGGTTCATCACTTCTTTAGTGGGCATGCAGATGTACGGTGA
- a CDS encoding ABC transporter ATP-binding protein, whose protein sequence is MTGKGYTLNIEKGHLQYIDAEAPTLSGINMTIPIGEWTCLLGRSGCGKSTLLRHLAGLLNDKANWDGQIVLESMGNRKVVSIGDQIAYMGQQDLLMPWLSALDNVLLSTRFAGFGSVSTASIGKREQREKALYLLDQVGLHDKQSLLPQKMSGGMRQRVAIARTLMQDKPIVLMDEPFSALDAVNRHKLQNLACELLKDKTVLLITHDPQEAIRLASKLYIMHNTPTEAQSLPLPITAVPRKLDAECAALQQSIIERLEKDYE, encoded by the coding sequence ATGACTGGAAAGGGCTACACCTTAAACATTGAAAAAGGTCACCTCCAGTATATCGATGCGGAAGCTCCGACGCTTTCGGGTATCAACATGACCATTCCCATTGGAGAATGGACATGCCTTCTCGGAAGAAGTGGTTGTGGGAAAAGCACGTTATTGCGCCACCTAGCAGGGTTGCTAAATGACAAAGCAAATTGGGATGGTCAGATAGTGCTGGAGTCGATGGGGAACCGGAAAGTGGTTTCCATTGGCGACCAAATAGCCTATATGGGACAGCAAGATTTATTGATGCCTTGGTTATCGGCATTGGATAACGTTTTGCTCAGCACTCGCTTTGCTGGATTTGGTTCAGTGAGTACTGCAAGTATTGGTAAACGTGAACAAAGAGAAAAAGCACTCTATCTCCTTGATCAAGTTGGGTTGCACGATAAGCAATCTCTTCTTCCACAGAAGATGTCTGGAGGAATGCGACAACGTGTCGCAATTGCCCGGACTTTAATGCAAGACAAGCCAATCGTGCTTATGGATGAACCCTTCTCCGCTCTCGATGCGGTAAACCGACATAAGCTACAAAATCTTGCTTGCGAACTACTAAAAGACAAAACCGTGTTACTCATTACTCACGATCCTCAAGAAGCCATTCGACTAGCTTCCAAGCTTTACATTATGCATAACACCCCCACTGAAGCGCAGTCACTACCCTTACCCATTACGGCGGTGCCCAGAAAGCTTGACGCCGAATGCGCTGCGCTACAACAAAGCATTATTGAAAGGTTGGAAAAAGATTATGAATAG
- a CDS encoding ABC transporter substrate-binding protein yields MKKNKFISAIALAASAFTFNVSAEEKNLTLMLDWFVNPNHGPIVIAKERGYFKEEGLKVEVQEPADPSTPPKLVAANKVDLAISYQPNLTIDVAAGLPLIRSATLVATPLNTLMVLKDKSVKNLSDLKGKKIGIAIAGNEEATIGTMLETGNVKYSDVEIINVGWALSSSLASGKVDAIWGGFRNFESNQLALEGYEAKAFFPEEHGVPTYDELVFVANAKTHDKEAIKAFNRALEKATTYIVNHPKQSWNEFVAYSPDTLNNELNKRAWNDTLTRFALRPSAVDHKRYDDYAQFMFDKKIIRSLPKAEDYVPSFN; encoded by the coding sequence TTGAAAAAAAATAAATTTATCAGTGCAATAGCACTTGCTGCGTCTGCTTTTACATTTAACGTAAGCGCTGAAGAAAAAAACCTCACTTTAATGCTTGATTGGTTTGTAAACCCTAATCATGGTCCTATTGTTATCGCTAAAGAACGCGGTTACTTCAAAGAAGAAGGCCTAAAAGTGGAGGTTCAAGAACCTGCGGATCCGAGTACACCACCTAAGCTGGTTGCAGCAAACAAAGTGGATCTTGCCATTTCTTACCAACCTAACCTTACGATTGATGTAGCAGCAGGTCTGCCTTTGATTCGCTCAGCAACATTGGTGGCGACACCGTTAAATACACTCATGGTTTTGAAAGACAAAAGCGTTAAAAATTTAAGCGACCTTAAAGGTAAAAAAATCGGCATCGCGATAGCGGGTAATGAAGAGGCCACAATAGGCACCATGCTCGAAACTGGTAATGTAAAATACAGCGACGTAGAAATCATCAATGTAGGTTGGGCACTCTCTTCCTCTTTAGCTTCTGGAAAAGTTGACGCTATTTGGGGTGGATTCCGCAACTTTGAAAGCAACCAGTTAGCACTTGAAGGCTATGAAGCGAAAGCGTTTTTCCCAGAAGAACATGGCGTACCCACTTACGACGAGCTAGTTTTTGTTGCCAACGCAAAAACGCACGACAAAGAGGCAATCAAGGCGTTTAACCGTGCGTTAGAAAAAGCCACCACATACATCGTGAACCACCCTAAACAGTCTTGGAATGAGTTTGTGGCATATTCGCCAGACACACTCAACAACGAACTGAACAAACGCGCTTGGAACGACACGCTAACACGCTTTGCCCTTCGCCCATCAGCAGTCGATCACAAACGATACGACGATTACGCCCAGTTCATGTTTGACAAGAAAATCATTCGATCACTACCTAAAGCTGAAGACTACGTCCCAAGCTTCAACTGA
- the tenA gene encoding thiaminase II: protein MNHQDLIQACRSDWEEYTQHSFVQQLASGSLEQPCYLHYLKQDFLFLKQYARAYALAIYKARTLEDMRDALPSVHALLDSEIAHHVSYCKEWRLSETDLEAEAEDFGTVAYTRYVLDAGMTGDLIDLYAALAPCSIGYAEIGRQLLSDPETKLDGNPYASWIQLYGGEEFQQSVAQGTKTIDKLLAEVELDSPRGRNLIQVFKTATRMEVAFWQQGLNAIKDGKI, encoded by the coding sequence ATGAATCATCAAGACTTGATCCAAGCGTGCCGCAGTGACTGGGAAGAATACACCCAGCATTCATTTGTTCAGCAGCTAGCAAGCGGTTCGCTTGAACAACCTTGCTACTTGCACTATCTGAAGCAAGATTTTCTCTTCCTAAAACAATATGCTCGCGCGTACGCATTGGCTATTTACAAAGCGAGAACCTTAGAAGACATGCGTGATGCACTACCCAGTGTTCACGCACTTCTGGACTCAGAGATAGCTCATCATGTCTCGTACTGCAAGGAGTGGAGGCTAAGCGAAACCGACTTGGAAGCAGAAGCGGAAGATTTCGGCACCGTAGCCTACACTCGTTATGTGTTAGATGCAGGAATGACAGGCGATCTCATCGATTTGTATGCGGCTCTTGCCCCCTGCTCTATTGGGTATGCAGAAATTGGTCGTCAATTGCTCTCTGATCCTGAAACAAAACTTGATGGAAACCCCTACGCGAGCTGGATTCAGCTATATGGCGGTGAAGAATTCCAACAAAGTGTCGCACAAGGAACGAAGACCATTGATAAGCTTCTGGCTGAAGTAGAGCTCGATAGCCCTCGTGGTCGAAACCTGATTCAGGTGTTTAAAACTGCAACCCGTATGGAAGTGGCATTCTGGCAACAAGGACTGAATGCGATCAAGGACGGAAAGATATGA
- the thiM gene encoding hydroxyethylthiazole kinase, translated as MNTQDIVKALSAVRDNKPLVVNITNYVVMNNTANALLAIGASPIMAHSREELAEMMTFCGALVINIGTLDSVWIPRMQYAVEQANKNGKVVILDPVGCGASTIRTATARELAQSAEKLIIRGNASEIIAMAGEQAQSKGVDALDSSDTAVGAANHLAKALNCNVVVSGEVDYVVTPSKIYTLSNGHAMMPYVTGMGCTMSALTGAFAAIGDETGLSAAAVLGVAGEIAAENAAGPGSLQVSLLDTLYQLDEETLIERLKLS; from the coding sequence ATGAATACTCAAGACATTGTAAAGGCACTCAGTGCCGTAAGAGACAATAAGCCTCTGGTTGTGAATATCACTAACTATGTGGTAATGAACAATACGGCAAACGCACTGCTCGCCATTGGTGCATCGCCAATAATGGCGCATTCTCGTGAAGAACTAGCAGAAATGATGACGTTCTGTGGCGCACTCGTCATCAATATCGGCACGCTAGACAGCGTTTGGATTCCGCGTATGCAGTATGCGGTCGAGCAAGCAAACAAAAATGGCAAAGTCGTCATACTTGATCCAGTAGGATGCGGTGCAAGCACCATTCGAACGGCAACCGCTCGCGAGCTAGCTCAATCGGCTGAAAAACTGATCATACGTGGCAATGCTTCAGAGATCATCGCCATGGCTGGTGAGCAGGCTCAGAGCAAAGGTGTCGATGCATTGGATAGCAGTGACACTGCCGTTGGTGCAGCAAATCACTTAGCTAAGGCGTTAAACTGCAACGTTGTGGTATCAGGAGAGGTCGACTACGTTGTCACACCATCAAAGATCTACACGCTATCAAATGGTCACGCAATGATGCCGTACGTTACAGGAATGGGATGTACCATGAGCGCATTAACGGGTGCTTTTGCAGCAATTGGCGATGAAACTGGGTTATCAGCGGCTGCCGTCTTAGGTGTTGCAGGTGAAATAGCAGCTGAAAACGCCGCTGGCCCTGGCAGTTTGCAAGTTTCATTACTGGATACGCTTTATCAACTTGATGAAGAAACGTTGATTGAACGGCTTAAGTTGTCATAG
- a CDS encoding phage protein Gp27 family protein has protein sequence MTVSRLTAAESYELANLVRNIGVKNVLLILRKAASPKKAKRLYKVQQLPTDIRARVAVMLSSRRYTQKDILSYVNNEIEHRGLADKFKISRTAFNRFLNEEIYPSLSNQ, from the coding sequence ATGACGGTTTCTAGACTAACAGCGGCTGAGAGCTACGAACTGGCTAACTTGGTTCGTAATATTGGTGTTAAAAATGTTTTGTTGATCCTTAGAAAAGCAGCATCACCGAAAAAAGCAAAGAGGCTTTATAAGGTTCAACAGCTACCAACTGATATTAGAGCGCGAGTGGCGGTAATGCTTTCATCAAGGCGGTACACTCAAAAAGATATCCTTTCTTATGTGAACAATGAAATTGAGCATAGAGGGTTAGCAGATAAGTTTAAGATCTCTCGAACCGCTTTTAATCGCTTTCTGAATGAAGAAATATATCCGAGCTTGTCAAACCAATAA